A single genomic interval of Nostoc commune NIES-4072 harbors:
- a CDS encoding NAD(+) kinase has product MPKAGIIYNDVKPVAGRVAIELKDKLTAAGWDVCVTSSIGGILGYSNPESPVCHTPIDGLTPPGFDSDMEFAVVLGGDGTVLAASRQVAPCGIPLLTVNTGHMGFLTETFLNQLPQALEQAMTGEYEIEERAMLTVKVFRGEAVLWEALCLNEMVLHREPLTSMCHFEIAIGRHAPVDIAADGVIVSTPTGSTAYSLSAGGPVVTPGVPALQLVPICPHSLASRALVFPDTESVNIYPVNIPRLVMVVDGNGGCYVLPEDRVYIERSQYSVRFIRLQPPEFFRILREKLGWGLPHIAKPTSVELP; this is encoded by the coding sequence GTGCCGAAAGCAGGCATTATCTACAATGACGTTAAACCGGTAGCCGGCCGTGTCGCTATCGAGTTGAAAGACAAGCTAACCGCAGCCGGTTGGGATGTGTGTGTCACATCGAGTATCGGTGGAATATTGGGCTACTCTAACCCGGAGAGTCCTGTATGCCACACCCCCATTGACGGTCTAACACCCCCTGGTTTTGACTCAGATATGGAGTTTGCAGTGGTGTTAGGGGGAGATGGCACTGTTTTAGCAGCGTCTCGTCAGGTAGCCCCCTGTGGTATTCCACTGCTTACAGTGAATACCGGCCACATGGGATTTTTAACAGAAACCTTCCTGAATCAATTGCCCCAAGCACTAGAACAGGCAATGACAGGTGAGTATGAAATTGAAGAACGAGCCATGCTCACCGTCAAAGTGTTTCGGGGAGAAGCAGTGCTTTGGGAAGCCCTCTGCTTGAATGAAATGGTTCTGCACCGCGAACCTTTGACCTCTATGTGCCATTTTGAAATTGCCATAGGGCGTCATGCGCCAGTAGATATTGCAGCAGATGGTGTGATTGTGTCTACGCCTACAGGTTCTACAGCTTACTCATTGAGTGCTGGTGGCCCAGTTGTCACCCCTGGCGTACCTGCTTTACAGCTAGTACCCATTTGCCCCCATTCCCTAGCTTCTAGAGCATTAGTATTTCCAGATACTGAATCTGTCAACATTTACCCAGTCAACATTCCTCGGCTGGTAATGGTGGTGGATGGTAATGGAGGGTGCTATGTACTACCAGAAGATAGAGTATATATAGAGCGATCGCAATATAGTGTTCGATTTATTCGCCTGCAACCGCCTGAGTTTTTCCGAATTTTACGAGAAAAATTAGGTTGGGGTTTACCACATATCGCTAAACCAACTTCGGTAGAATTGCCTTAA
- the nblR gene encoding response regulator transcription factor NblR — MTVAPSPCVLVIETDESLANQLSCDLQEAGYESILAHDATSGLQHCRDRQPALIVLDRMLAGESGLSLCKNLRSTGMRSPVLILMARDTVDDRVACLEAGADDYILKPYRSEDFLKLIRLYLKPDVDTTEQLRFGDLILDMATRRAIHSGRAIDLTMKEFELLKFLMEHPREVLTREQILENVWGYDFLGESNVIEVYIRYLRLKIEDEGQKRLIQTVRGVGYVLRES, encoded by the coding sequence ATGACAGTTGCTCCAAGTCCCTGTGTTTTGGTGATTGAAACCGATGAGAGTTTAGCAAATCAGCTTTCTTGCGATTTGCAAGAAGCCGGCTATGAATCAATTTTGGCTCATGATGCGACCAGTGGCTTACAACACTGCCGCGATCGCCAACCTGCTTTAATTGTTTTAGACCGGATGCTAGCAGGAGAATCAGGACTCTCATTGTGCAAAAATCTGAGAAGCACTGGTATGCGATCGCCTGTGTTAATTTTAATGGCAAGGGATACAGTCGATGATCGTGTAGCTTGTCTAGAAGCAGGAGCGGATGATTACATCCTAAAGCCTTATCGCTCAGAAGACTTTTTGAAGTTGATTCGGCTCTACTTAAAACCTGACGTAGACACCACAGAGCAGTTACGCTTTGGGGATCTGATTTTAGATATGGCAACTCGCCGTGCCATACATAGCGGGCGGGCAATTGACTTGACAATGAAAGAATTTGAACTATTAAAATTCTTAATGGAACATCCCCGTGAGGTGTTAACCCGCGAACAAATTTTAGAAAATGTTTGGGGTTACGACTTTCTGGGTGAGTCGAATGTAATTGAAGTGTACATCCGCTACTTGCGCCTAAAAATTGAAGATGAAGGACAAAAGCGCCTCATTCAAACCGTGCGAGGTGTAGGGTACGTTTTGAGAGAATCTTAG
- a CDS encoding DUF192 domain-containing protein, whose amino-acid sequence MTHRLSLLSMLLSILLMGCSVPTTAKPPSPTSTSQTPAPQSLGQKLPISAKAIVPNGTIIQLEVAQTPQQQAMGLMYRPALPDNRGMLFGFPSPQPVSFWMKNVPVPLDMVFLQNGVVKYIQASAPPCATEPCPTYGPNTPIDKVIELRSGRAAELKLKVGDIVKIEP is encoded by the coding sequence ATGACTCATCGACTAAGTTTGCTCTCAATGTTACTGAGTATTTTACTGATGGGCTGTTCTGTGCCAACAACAGCTAAACCTCCCAGCCCCACATCTACTTCTCAAACTCCAGCACCACAGAGCTTAGGTCAAAAACTACCAATTTCTGCTAAAGCCATTGTTCCTAATGGCACAATCATTCAGTTAGAAGTTGCGCAGACACCACAACAGCAAGCGATGGGGTTGATGTATCGACCAGCTTTGCCAGATAACCGGGGGATGTTATTTGGGTTCCCTTCACCACAACCGGTTAGTTTCTGGATGAAGAATGTACCTGTGCCTTTGGATATGGTATTTTTACAAAACGGAGTCGTTAAATATATTCAGGCTTCTGCACCTCCTTGTGCAACTGAACCTTGTCCTACCTATGGGCCTAATACACCAATCGATAAGGTGATTGAACTTCGCTCTGGAAGGGCTGCCGAGTTGAAGTTGAAAGTGGGCGATATTGTCAAAATTGAGCCTTGA
- a CDS encoding DUF2949 domain-containing protein, translated as MTIHSAQGGEIQMSQSKYSRLINFLQEDLAISTASLAVALRHREQDPGPLAMILWQYGLITLEQLDQIYDWLETA; from the coding sequence ATGACAATACATTCTGCACAAGGAGGTGAGATACAAATGTCACAATCAAAATATTCTCGATTGATTAATTTTTTGCAAGAAGATTTGGCAATTTCCACAGCATCGCTGGCGGTAGCGCTTCGGCATCGGGAGCAAGATCCAGGCCCTTTGGCAATGATTCTTTGGCAGTATGGTTTGATTACTCTAGAGCAGTTAGACCAAATTTATGATTGGCTAGAAACGGCATAG
- a CDS encoding pyridoxal-phosphate-dependent aminotransferase family protein gives MNDKLMLMIPGPTPVPEAALLALAKHPIGHRTSEFSNILAEVTENLKWLHQTQSDVLTLNVSGTGAVEAGIINFLSPGDRILVGSNGKFGERWVEIGQAYGLNVEEVKVEWGKPLDPAVFAEKLQADTQKQIKAVIITHSETSTGVLNDLETINRHVKEHGEALIIVDAVTSLGAFNLPVDAWGLDIVASGSQKGYMIPPGLGFVSVSPKAWEAYKTAKLPKYYLDLGKYRKATAKNTTPFTPPVNLIVALHTTLRIMKEEGLESIFARHERLKNATRAAIQGLNLPLFAADSSASPAITAVAPQGIEPDKIRSLMKKRFDIALAGGQDHLSNKIFRIGHLGFVSDRDILSCIASLEVTLRELGYEDFTPGSGIAAAVRVFSQS, from the coding sequence ATGAACGACAAGCTGATGCTGATGATTCCAGGCCCAACCCCGGTACCAGAAGCTGCCTTACTGGCATTAGCCAAGCATCCGATTGGACACCGCACCAGTGAATTTAGCAACATATTGGCAGAGGTGACGGAAAACCTCAAGTGGCTACATCAAACTCAAAGTGATGTACTAACGCTGAATGTCAGTGGTACGGGTGCTGTAGAAGCCGGAATAATTAATTTTCTCTCTCCAGGCGATCGCATTTTAGTTGGTTCTAATGGTAAATTTGGCGAACGCTGGGTAGAAATAGGTCAAGCCTACGGTTTGAATGTAGAAGAAGTTAAGGTGGAATGGGGAAAACCCCTAGACCCCGCAGTATTTGCCGAAAAACTCCAAGCAGATACTCAAAAGCAAATTAAAGCCGTAATCATCACCCACAGCGAAACCTCGACGGGTGTTTTGAATGATTTAGAAACTATCAACCGCCACGTTAAAGAACACGGTGAAGCTTTAATTATCGTTGATGCCGTCACTAGCTTGGGTGCGTTCAATCTACCTGTGGATGCTTGGGGCTTGGATATAGTCGCCTCCGGTTCCCAAAAAGGTTATATGATTCCGCCGGGATTGGGTTTTGTCTCTGTCAGCCCCAAAGCTTGGGAGGCTTACAAAACTGCAAAACTACCGAAATATTATTTGGACTTAGGCAAATATCGCAAAGCCACAGCCAAAAATACAACTCCATTTACTCCGCCTGTGAACTTGATCGTAGCGCTACACACCACGTTGCGAATCATGAAAGAGGAAGGCTTAGAGTCAATATTTGCTCGACACGAACGGCTGAAAAATGCTACCCGCGCCGCCATTCAAGGGTTAAATTTACCCCTGTTTGCAGCAGATAGTTCCGCTAGCCCGGCGATTACGGCTGTAGCACCACAAGGAATTGAACCGGATAAGATTCGGTCATTGATGAAAAAACGCTTTGATATTGCCCTAGCTGGTGGTCAAGACCATTTGAGTAATAAGATTTTCCGCATTGGTCACTTGGGTTTTGTGAGCGATCGCGATATTCTTAGCTGTATCGCATCCTTAGAAGTTACCCTAAGAGAACTTGGCTACGAAGACTTCACCCCTGGATCTGGTATAGCGGCAGCAGTTAGAGTATTTAGTCAGTCTTAA